A genomic region of Anaeromicrobium sediminis contains the following coding sequences:
- the grdC gene encoding glycine/sarcosine/betaine reductase complex component C subunit beta: MSFPVIKGAGYALVHTPDMIMHNGTTQTTEKITNPDSEYLKKAPEHIRPYEEVLNYAPNQVYIGNMTPAELGEMAMPWFDKDAKSKDRYGKFGEIMPQDEFIALMKFSDAFDLVKLSKEFTAQVKAKIEAHPLFKDEVAKLKEGEEFEEIEKLVNEQHSEALYHDGKLVGCVKRAHDVDVNLTSHIIFENLVVKASGVLAFKHLVDKNNINVSDIDYVIECSEEACGDMNQRGGGNFAKAIAEMCGAENATGSDTRGFCAAPTHALIEAAALVKSGVYDNVAIVAGGATAKLGMNGKDHVKKEMPILEDVLGAFAVLISKNDGVNPILRTDLVGKHTVGTGSSPQAVITALITAPLDKGGLKITDVDKYSVEMQNPDITKPAGAGDVPEANYKMIGALGVKRKELERKELLNFVKGHGMPGWAPTQGHIPSGVPYLGFAMDDLSNGNVNRAMIVGKGSLFLGRMTNLFDGVSIVIERNSGVVEDNKPGVSEDAIRSMIAESMKDFASHLLGE; the protein is encoded by the coding sequence ATGAGCTTTCCAGTAATTAAGGGAGCTGGATATGCACTAGTGCATACACCAGATATGATAATGCATAATGGAACTACTCAAACTACTGAAAAAATAACTAATCCAGATTCAGAATATTTAAAAAAGGCACCAGAGCATATAAGACCATATGAAGAAGTATTAAACTATGCTCCAAACCAAGTTTACATAGGAAACATGACTCCAGCAGAATTAGGAGAAATGGCAATGCCATGGTTTGACAAAGATGCAAAATCTAAGGATCGTTATGGTAAGTTCGGGGAAATAATGCCTCAAGACGAATTCATCGCTTTAATGAAGTTTAGTGATGCCTTTGACTTAGTAAAGTTAAGCAAAGAATTTACTGCACAAGTTAAAGCTAAAATAGAAGCACATCCTCTTTTCAAAGACGAAGTTGCAAAGCTTAAAGAAGGAGAAGAGTTTGAAGAAATAGAAAAGCTTGTAAATGAACAACATTCAGAAGCTTTATATCATGATGGAAAATTAGTTGGATGCGTAAAGAGAGCTCATGATGTGGATGTTAACTTAACTTCTCACATTATATTTGAAAACTTAGTAGTTAAGGCTTCAGGAGTATTAGCATTCAAACACTTAGTAGACAAAAACAACATTAACGTATCTGATATTGATTATGTTATTGAGTGTTCAGAAGAAGCTTGCGGAGACATGAACCAAAGAGGTGGAGGAAACTTTGCTAAGGCTATCGCAGAAATGTGTGGAGCTGAAAATGCAACAGGTTCTGATACTAGAGGATTCTGTGCTGCACCTACTCATGCATTAATCGAAGCTGCTGCTTTAGTTAAGTCTGGAGTATATGATAACGTTGCTATCGTAGCTGGTGGAGCTACTGCAAAATTAGGAATGAATGGTAAAGACCACGTTAAGAAGGAAATGCCAATCCTAGAAGACGTATTAGGAGCTTTTGCTGTATTAATCAGTAAAAATGATGGAGTAAATCCAATACTTAGAACTGACTTAGTTGGTAAGCATACAGTTGGAACTGGATCTTCACCACAAGCAGTTATTACTGCACTTATTACTGCTCCTCTTGACAAGGGTGGACTTAAGATTACTGACGTAGATAAGTACTCAGTAGAAATGCAAAACCCAGACATCACTAAGCCTGCTGGAGCTGGAGATGTACCAGAAGCTAACTACAAGATGATAGGAGCTTTAGGTGTTAAGAGAAAAGAATTAGAAAGAAAAGAATTACTTAACTTTGTTAAAGGTCATGGTATGCCAGGCTGGGCTCCAACTCAAGGACATATTCCATCAGGAGTTCCATACTTAGGATTTGCTATGGATGATTTATCAAATGGTAATGTTAATAGAGCTATGATCGTTGGTAAGGGAAGTTTATTCTTAGGAAGAATGACTAACTTATTTGATGGAGTATCTATAGTTATAGAAAGAAATAGTGGTGTTGTTGAAGATAATAAGCCAGGAGTATCAGAAGATGCAATCAGAAGCATGATAGCTGAGTCTATGAAAGATTTCGCATCACATCTTTTAGGAGAATAG